In the genome of Paracoccus sp. MBLB3053, one region contains:
- a CDS encoding DUF6894 family protein gives MPRYFFDIDDGTRLIEDDTGLDLPDSQSARRMAIAVLPPIARDVMPNGDRQCVSVLVRDARDAPVFRARLELVAEWLDRSAA, from the coding sequence ATGCCGCGGTATTTCTTCGACATCGATGACGGAACCCGCCTCATCGAAGATGACACGGGCCTGGATCTGCCCGACAGCCAATCGGCACGTCGGATGGCCATCGCCGTCCTTCCGCCCATCGCAAGGGACGTGATGCCGAACGGCGACCGGCAATGCGTCTCGGTTCTGGTCCGCGACGCCCGCGACGCTCCGGTCTTCAGGGCAAGGCTCGAACTCGTGGCCGAATGGCTGGACCGGTCTGCCGCCTAG
- a CDS encoding Crp/Fnr family transcriptional regulator has product MTAFPMQNMVTRKLENGARLDQRDRERLAELVRGWRALPPRSDIISHGDDPEFVHVILEGIACRYKILPDGRRSIMALLIPGDFCDMHVAILGRMDHGIGTLTPCRVVDIPRSEIEELLTDYPNIARAMWWATLVDEAVLREWLVNMGKRRADRQMAHLLCELYLRYASIGWNGDFSLPMTQEQLSDTLGITAVHAQRVVAGLRQDGLIGIEERQITIPDIARLMEFAEFDPDYLHLPS; this is encoded by the coding sequence ATGACGGCATTTCCGATGCAGAACATGGTGACGCGAAAACTGGAAAACGGTGCCCGTCTCGATCAGCGGGACAGGGAGCGACTTGCCGAGCTGGTTCGAGGTTGGCGCGCGCTGCCGCCGCGGAGCGACATTATCAGCCATGGCGACGATCCGGAATTCGTGCATGTCATACTGGAAGGCATCGCATGCCGTTACAAGATTCTGCCCGACGGCCGGCGCTCGATCATGGCGCTGTTGATCCCGGGAGATTTCTGCGACATGCACGTGGCAATCCTGGGGAGGATGGATCACGGCATTGGCACGCTGACCCCCTGCCGCGTGGTCGATATCCCGCGCTCGGAAATCGAGGAGTTGTTGACCGATTACCCCAACATCGCCCGCGCCATGTGGTGGGCCACACTTGTCGACGAGGCAGTGCTGCGCGAATGGCTGGTCAACATGGGAAAGCGGCGGGCGGACCGGCAGATGGCGCATCTGCTGTGCGAGCTTTACCTGCGCTATGCCTCGATAGGCTGGAACGGGGATTTCTCGCTGCCGATGACCCAGGAACAGCTTTCGGATACCCTGGGCATCACCGCTGTCCATGCCCAGAGGGTAGTCGCCGGCCTGAGGCAAGACGGCCTGATCGGGATCGAGGAACGGCAGATCACCATTCCCGACATCGCGCGGTTGATGGAATTCGCCGAGTTCGATCCCGACTACCTTCATCTTCCGTCATAG
- a CDS encoding RNA polymerase sigma factor — MDTHFPNLHDDLDALRSYARLVCPNRDNATQLLEQTLVEAITMAEGNVAGVGRPGWLLRLVCDLARRRGCKNDAPDGSDDPIVRALHRLPLAQREVIVLVDVLRLEPQLAAEILGCTEIDLGIRHTAARRALKLLLPDDNLPLGVGDRGETRAKGENLP, encoded by the coding sequence TTGGACACGCACTTTCCGAACTTGCACGACGACCTCGACGCATTGCGCAGCTATGCGCGGCTGGTTTGCCCGAACAGGGACAATGCAACGCAATTGCTCGAGCAGACCCTCGTTGAGGCGATCACCATGGCAGAAGGCAACGTAGCTGGCGTGGGTCGCCCCGGCTGGCTCTTGCGGCTGGTCTGCGATCTTGCCCGCCGTCGCGGCTGCAAGAATGATGCGCCCGACGGAAGTGATGATCCGATTGTCCGGGCGCTGCATCGGCTACCCTTGGCGCAGCGCGAGGTCATCGTGCTGGTCGATGTGCTGAGACTTGAGCCGCAACTTGCGGCCGAAATCCTCGGCTGCACAGAAATCGACTTGGGGATCAGGCACACCGCCGCGCGGCGCGCGCTGAAGCTGCTGCTGCCTGACGACAACCTTCCGCTCGGTGTGGGAGATCGAGGAGAAACCCGCGCCAAAGGGGAGAACTTACCCTGA